The genomic region CTGGCTGCACGCGCTGACCACCCAGTACTTCGAGGGCATGCGTCCGGGGACCTCGACCACGGCTCTGCTGCTGTCCCCGACGGGACACGTCGAGCACGCCATGTACGGCGTGGACGACGGCGAGACGTTCTGGCTGCACACCGAGCCCGGCGCCGCGGCCGCGCTGGTCGAGTGGCTGCAGAAGATGGTGTTCATGTCCCGGGTGGAGATCGCCGATGTCACGGACGCCTTCGCGATCGTCTGGCGTCCCGGCACCGCTCCGGCCGACGGACCGCTGACCCGCAGTGGCGGCGACTCGCTCGGTGGGTACGAGACGTTCCTGCCCCGCGAGGAGCTGTCCGCGTTCGCCGAGCTCGCCGGGCCGCCGGCCGGAGTCTGGGCCTACGAGGCGCTCCGGATCGAGGCGGGAGCGCCGCGGCTGGGCCTGGACACCGACGAGCGGGCGATTCCGAACGAGCTCGGCTGGCTCGGCATCGGCGTTCACCTGGACAAGGGCTGCTACCGGGGGCAGGAAACCGTCGCGCGCGTGCACAACCTGGGCCGGCCGCCGCGCCGCCTGGTCCGGCTGCACCTCGACGGCTCGGTGGATCACCTGCCGGCCCACGGGTACGCCGTACGGGCCGGTGACAAGCAGGTCGGCTTCGTCGGGTCGGCGGCCCGGCACCACGAGCTCGGGCCGATCGCGCTCGCGCTGGTCAAGCGCTCGGTGGACCCCGCGGCCGAGCTGCAGGTGGTCGCCGAGGACCAGCCGACGGTGACCGCGACCCAGGAGCTGATCGTGCATCCGGAGGTCGGGCTGCACGTGCGCGCCCGGCTGTGAGCCGAATCATCTCCAACAGAGGTTTTTGCCCCTGACTGCCGGGCCGTACAGTGCAGCCGTGACCGAACCTGTGATCGTGGCCGACGTCGTCCGCAGCGACTTCGTGGAAGGACACCACCGCGGCTCGGTGGTGGTGACGAATCCCGACGGCAGCGTCGAGTGGTCCGCCGGGGTGGTGGACCGGCCGATGTTCCCGCGCTCGTCGAACAAGCCGATGCAGGCGCTCGGCATGCTG from Kribbella flavida DSM 17836 harbors:
- a CDS encoding YgfZ/GcvT domain-containing protein, producing MSSKRSPLLDLPGAVEADGLDAGVAAHYGSDLREQRALVAGQRYVDLSHRDVVTISGPDRLTWLHALTTQYFEGMRPGTSTTALLLSPTGHVEHAMYGVDDGETFWLHTEPGAAAALVEWLQKMVFMSRVEIADVTDAFAIVWRPGTAPADGPLTRSGGDSLGGYETFLPREELSAFAELAGPPAGVWAYEALRIEAGAPRLGLDTDERAIPNELGWLGIGVHLDKGCYRGQETVARVHNLGRPPRRLVRLHLDGSVDHLPAHGYAVRAGDKQVGFVGSAARHHELGPIALALVKRSVDPAAELQVVAEDQPTVTATQELIVHPEVGLHVRARL